The DNA segment GCGCGATCGCTTACCGACGGCTACCATCTGAAATCCCTACCGGGATGAAAACTTGCGTAAACGAATGCGTTCCGTCACACCAAATATTTCGCAGCCCAGCGCCAGCCCCGGTTTTGCGTGGGAACCGTGGCTAACGCCAAACGGCTCACATACCCGATGACACCTGCCGACCTGCTTAGCAGACTCATCGCTGGAGCCCAACTGCCATGACGCTACTCCGTGGCGTCGGGCTCTTCTTGTGAAAGGTGGTATTGAGTCCGGATATGAAGGTTGATGGCGGCCACGCGGTGATTGACAACGGTCATTCGCTCTCGCACCGTTTTGACCTCGCCATCTGGGAACTGAAGTTCCAGTTCCACTTCCCAATCCAGATCGTGCCCCATTTCTGAGACCACCTCCACGAAGTCTTCGGTGAAGCGTTTGCGTGCTGTCGATCCGTATTGTTCGTTGGCGAATGACATGAGTTCTTCGATTGGGATCCCATCGATTGACTTGAGCTGAGCCCAAGTACTCGCCAGACGAATGGTTGGCAAATCGTCCTCCCAGCGCACGTCTGAGAACGGAGCCACCTTGGCGTACATGCCTCCGTTCACGGGAGGGTCCAACGCACTGACGACTTCCGCACGGGATGATGCTTTGGATCTGGTTTGGGCGACGAAAGAGAAGATGGCTGCAAAGGCCAAGGCCGAAACAACCAGAAGCGTGACCAGGACAACGATTGCCGGACCGCCTAGTCGCTTCGAGTTCACTCCCGACAACGGTTGTTCCTTGTATCGCTTGGAAGTGAGGTACCAACGCCCGAAGAACAGGATTTCGAACACAATCACGGCCATGACCACGGATTGAAAGAACACCGGCCCGGCTTTGTCAAATGCGAATCGGTAGCCGCTGTAGGCTGCCATCAAAGTCGGCAGGAGAATCATCGCCGCGATCCACCATGACGGTACGATTCGGTTCCAATTCTCAAACCATTCCGCTGCCCCGGGATTGCCCTCGATTATCGGATCGTTTTCAGAAAGCGATGAGACGAGATCCACCAGTTCGTCAACCTCGGCGGCGTCGCCAACATCCTCGCTTTCCAACGATGAAACGATTCTCTGCAATTGTTCTTGCCGAGGCACCAACTGCTCTCGAACAGCATCTTGATTGAGCCGGTAAATCCGACGGTAGACGTAAAACAGAGACAATCCGAAGGGTGCCGCAATGAGAAGGCATCCCCACCAAGTGCCAGTGAGATTCCAGGCGAGATGGACGAAAAACGCCATCAGCGAAA comes from the Rhodopirellula islandica genome and includes:
- a CDS encoding membrane protein, giving the protein MNLDKFQKAWKADASELKVTFDAELLSQQVQQSHDQFRTMIFWRDVREVGVSLLLIPVWLVLGIGFSLPWSWWLTVPVLLWIAGFMLIDRKRHPKASSDPGQPLLFYAKESLTQVEHQIWLLRNVFWWYLLPFTISLMAFFVHLAWNLTGTWWGCLLIAAPFGLSLFYVYRRIYRLNQDAVREQLVPRQEQLQRIVSSLESEDVGDAAEVDELVDLVSSLSENDPIIEGNPGAAEWFENWNRIVPSWWIAAMILLPTLMAAYSGYRFAFDKAGPVFFQSVVMAVIVFEILFFGRWYLTSKRYKEQPLSGVNSKRLGGPAIVVLVTLLVVSALAFAAIFSFVAQTRSKASSRAEVVSALDPPVNGGMYAKVAPFSDVRWEDDLPTIRLASTWAQLKSIDGIPIEELMSFANEQYGSTARKRFTEDFVEVVSEMGHDLDWEVELELQFPDGEVKTVRERMTVVNHRVAAINLHIRTQYHLSQEEPDATE